A stretch of the Parabacteroides timonensis genome encodes the following:
- a CDS encoding SusC/RagA family TonB-linked outer membrane protein — protein sequence MDNNVNRSTNTRTIGGGWAEITIIDGLTLKTQGGLDISNVKDFMYWDSESGDGYGRKGLLEEVNTTYENWNWQNILNFNRSFNDVHNLSATAVQEYTHSEYEYTDAAVQQLSDRFFTDHIISNTFGIKDIGGYKTFNGLASYMFRANYNYDSKYYAGASIRYDGLSSLPEDTRWGTFWGASVAWRLSRENFWKDSQVNEWFNDLRIRASYATLGNSDLGNNFPYLGTYGAKLYGSQSGVAWNRMGNNNLKWETTETFDLGLDGSFFNNRLTFELAYWQKNSKDLVLEVPTPPTMGIPYNSYYDNIGKIKNSGFELTVSGTVISTKDWNWRSELNFSTVKNTVKSLYGGTDIIDNYTIIREGESYRSLYGYDYYGVNMENGNPIWRKADGSLVQFDTFGSYDYVEYDPSNPGDVSKSSSLGSSDRKILGSSMPTWYGGWNNTITYKDFDLNVFLRFSGGNKIMNASRQSALMNMEFANNGKEILGRWVSPTQTGDGMTPRIGYNDQSVLFNDGFTDSHFVEKGNYLKLSNLALGYTLPKSILSAINITKVRVYAQAQNLFTITGYSGLDPETNTRLGVDWNGMPQQRSFTFGANVTF from the coding sequence TTGGATAATAATGTGAACCGCTCTACCAATACACGTACCATCGGCGGTGGTTGGGCTGAGATTACTATTATTGACGGACTTACTCTGAAAACTCAGGGAGGTCTCGATATCTCTAATGTAAAAGACTTCATGTATTGGGATTCTGAATCAGGTGACGGTTACGGGCGTAAAGGTTTGCTTGAAGAAGTAAATACAACTTACGAAAACTGGAACTGGCAGAATATCCTGAATTTCAACCGTTCATTTAACGATGTGCATAATTTAAGCGCAACAGCTGTTCAGGAATACACTCACAGTGAGTATGAATATACAGATGCTGCCGTTCAGCAGTTGTCCGACAGGTTCTTTACAGACCATATTATCTCCAATACTTTCGGTATAAAAGATATCGGCGGATACAAAACATTTAACGGTCTTGCTTCTTATATGTTCCGTGCGAACTACAATTATGATAGTAAATATTATGCAGGTGCATCTATCCGTTACGATGGATTGTCCAGTTTGCCGGAAGATACTCGCTGGGGTACGTTTTGGGGAGCTTCGGTTGCATGGCGCTTATCCCGTGAGAATTTCTGGAAAGATTCTCAGGTGAACGAATGGTTCAACGATTTGCGTATTCGTGCCAGCTACGCCACATTAGGTAATTCAGATTTGGGTAATAACTTCCCGTATCTGGGAACTTATGGAGCGAAACTGTACGGCTCGCAATCCGGTGTTGCCTGGAACCGCATGGGTAATAACAACTTGAAATGGGAAACGACCGAAACTTTCGACTTAGGTCTGGATGGTTCTTTCTTCAACAACCGTCTGACATTTGAGCTGGCTTATTGGCAGAAAAATTCAAAAGACCTTGTATTGGAAGTTCCGACTCCTCCGACAATGGGTATTCCTTACAATTCATATTACGATAATATCGGTAAAATTAAGAACTCCGGATTTGAGCTGACAGTAAGTGGAACAGTTATCTCAACGAAAGATTGGAACTGGCGTTCAGAATTGAACTTCTCTACTGTAAAGAATACAGTTAAATCATTGTATGGTGGAACTGATATCATTGACAATTATACCATTATCCGTGAAGGTGAGTCTTATCGTTCACTGTACGGATACGACTATTACGGTGTCAATATGGAAAACGGTAACCCTATTTGGAGAAAAGCAGATGGCAGCCTGGTTCAGTTCGACACATTCGGCTCATACGATTATGTTGAATATGATCCGTCCAATCCTGGAGATGTATCCAAATCGTCTTCTTTGGGTTCCAGCGACCGTAAAATTTTAGGTTCTTCTATGCCTACCTGGTATGGTGGATGGAACAATACGATTACCTATAAAGATTTCGATCTGAATGTGTTTCTTCGTTTCTCCGGTGGTAATAAAATCATGAATGCTTCTCGCCAGAGTGCTTTGATGAATATGGAGTTTGCTAATAACGGTAAGGAAATTTTAGGCAGATGGGTGTCTCCTACACAAACGGGTGACGGTATGACTCCAAGAATCGGTTATAATGACCAGTCTGTCTTGTTCAATGACGGCTTCACCGACTCTCACTTCGTTGAAAAAGGAAATTACCTGAAACTGTCTAACCTGGCTTTGGGATATACTTTACCGAAATCTATTTTATCGGCAATAAATATAACAAAGGTACGTGTGTATGCACAGGCTCAGAATTTGTTCACTATCACCGGGTACTCAGGTTTGGACCCGGAAACTAACACTCGTCTGGGCGTAGACTGGAATGGTATGCCTCAGCAGCGTTCGTTTACTTTTGGAGCAAATGTTACATTCTAA